A single genomic interval of Lathyrus oleraceus cultivar Zhongwan6 chromosome 7, CAAS_Psat_ZW6_1.0, whole genome shotgun sequence harbors:
- the LOC127102211 gene encoding uncharacterized protein LOC127102211, whose translation MSQHPSSSGSKPSQHAKTSSMEFVDEDIMDVTPLCMIPGDTTGTSSNAGDKQGNTSGNSSLPKDMYYTDRAIRRLVTRILSEGHKVEGVSTPLSRREPSLEREPHADKDDDSSRSEKEVAAEGLCSLGKTLPSKKQNVSQGNIIDLEEESTEGEDDPLVHLVKPNIVEKLRTKKEKSMAKMRAARVKKTAGVGPSKPWSKVEVGKRKERHSSDSEEDVKDDVPDISPAKRQAVQKSPGKATAVHLDNISFHLEDGAAKWKYVIQRRVVIERELGQEAVEVKEVIDLIKNVGLIKTVVTLPQCYEGLVKEFIVNIPEDIHDKNSREFCKVFVRGKCVKFSPSVINKFLGRGMDGGVDLETTDNETCKELDNGIRVAKARKEALEVLICSLEREDTKKANKDSNARSKTQSSGNSGSLKDSEGVAEDEDKGEGDTSSSD comes from the exons atgtctcaacatccatcgTCATCTGGTTCCAAACCCTCCCAACATGCAAAGACTTCATCCATGGAGTTTGTAGATGAAGACATAATGGACGTCACTCCTCTGTGCATGATACCGGGCGACACCACAGGTACCTCCTCCAATgctggagataagcaaggtaatacctctGGTAACTCCTCTCTTCCTAAAGACATGTATTACACTGATCGCGCTATAAGGAGACTGGTTACTAGAATACTGAGTGAAGGACATAAAGTTGAAGGGGTctctacccctctgtccagaagggaacCCTCTCTTGAGAGAGAACCCcatgctgataaagatgatgattcatctagatcagaaaaagAGGTGGCTGCTGAAGGGCTttgctctctaggtaaaaccctacctagcaagaaacaAAATGTGTCTCAAGGAAATATTATTGATCTGGAGGAAGAAAgcactgaaggagaagatgatCCTTTGGTTCATCTGGTTAAACCTAACATAGTTGAGAAACTGAGAACTAAGAAAGAAAAAAGCATGGCTAAAATGAGAGCTGCTAGAGTGAAAAAGACTGCAGGAGTAGGACCCTCAAAACCCTGGAGCAAGGTTGAGGttggaaaaagaaaagaaagacaCAGCTCTGATTCTGAGGAGGATGTtaaagacgatgtcccagacatctccccagcaaaaaggcaggctgttcAGAAATCTCCTGGCAAGGCTACTGCTGTCCatctagacaatatctcctttcatttggaagatggAGCAGCAAAGTGGAAATATGTCATTCAGAGAAGAGTAGTCATTGAAAGAGAACTTGGACAAgaagctgtagaggtaaaggaGGTTATTGATCTGATAAAAAATGTTGGACTCATAAAGACTGTGGTAACTCTACCCCAATGCTATGAGGGGCTGGTTaaagagtttattgttaatatccctgaggatattcaTGATAAGAACAGCAGGGAGTTTTGCAAGGTATTTGTAAGAGGCAAATGTGTAAAATTCTCACCAAGtgtcatcaacaagttcctaggaagaggaatGGATGGAGGAGTAGACCTAGAAACCACGGATAATGAG ACctgcaaagaattggacaatggtataagggtggccaaggccaGAAAAGAAGCTTTAGAAGTTCTCATCTGTAGCCTGGAAAGGGAAGACACGAAAAAGGCTAATAAGGATTCAAATGCAAGATCTAAAACCCAATCCAGTGGCAACTCTGGAAGCTTGAAAGACTCTGAAGGTGTAGCTGAAGATGAAGATAAAggtgaaggagatacttcttcttctgattaa